In Candidatus Paceibacterota bacterium, the DNA window TTCTACGCTTCTTCCAACAGTAAGTTCAAAGTCTTCTTTCTTACTTCCCGTTGCATTGATTCGGAGGTTCTCACGGATACGGTCAAACACTACAATTGTGTCGTGGACTGAGAAACCTAAGATGGCAAGGAGTGCTGAAATGAACAACATGTCTAGTTCTCCACCAAAGAATTTTGAATAGAGAATATATGCACCTGTTGGAATAATAATATCGTGCGCAAGCGCTACGATCGTTGCCAATCCATACTTCCACGAAACAATTGGTTTTGACACTTCACGAAATGCGAAGGTAATAAAGAGAACAATGGCCATAAGCACAATTCCAATAGCAAGATACGCCTTGCTTTTAAGTTCACTTCCAACAGTCGGGCCAATGTTTGTAAATTGTTCAAGTGACGCATTGTTCTCAGAAAAAACTTCTGCAACACCATCAGCAAGTCCGTCTTTCTGGGCTTCAGTGATTGGCTCTGTTCGTACTGTATATGCTTCCTCACCAGTTGGTTGGATTGTATAATCTGCTACCCCTTTTTCTTCTGCGATAGCACTAAACCCCTCAGTAAATACCTCTAGCTCCGGACGAGTGTCAAAATGAAATACTGCGAGACTTCCACCGGTAAAGTCGATACCGGCTCGGATACCTGGAACAAAGAATGTAACGAT includes these proteins:
- the secF gene encoding protein translocase subunit SecF, giving the protein MWIIKHRSIFYILSVILIVGSIVTFFVPGIRAGIDFTGGSLAVFHFDTRPELEVFTEGFSAIAEEKGVADYTIQPTGEEAYTVRTEPITEAQKDGLADGVAEVFSENNASLEQFTNIGPTVGSELKSKAYLAIGIVLMAIVLFITFAFREVSKPIVSWKYGLATIVALAHDIIIPTGAYILYSKFFGGELDMLFISALLAILGFSVHDTIVVFDRIRENLRINATGSKKEDFELTVGRSVEQTFTRSINTSVTVFIVLLALMVFGSDVIKPFAFTLLAGIVIGTYSSIFIASPLMVTLYKQQSKK